Within Candidatus Angelobacter sp., the genomic segment CGCAAAAAACGGGCCCGACCGAATCCGTCGCGTCCGCCACCGCGGTGGCCGCCACTCCGGCGGAGGCGAATGAGTCCGGCGCCACCACTGAACCGCTTCCAAAAACCGCCACTGCTCCGGCAAAACTCTCGCCCGGTGTGGACGAAATTGTAAGATTGGCCCAGGCCGGTGTGGGCGATGAAGTGTTGCAGGCTTACATCGAGAACTCGTCTGTTCCTTACAAGTTGAGTGTGGATGAAATTTTGTACCTGCATGACCTCGGTCTTTCGGCCGAGATGATTTCCACGATGGTGCGCCACAGCCAGTCCCTGGCTGCCCAGTCAACTCCGCCCGCGGTCGCGCCATCGCCGGACACAAATGCGGTGGCACAACCACCGGCAACCGAGCCGGCGACAACCGAGCCTCCCACCGACACCAATCCGGTTACGGCGGATGGCGCCGCAGTCGTCACTCCGCCGCCACAGGTGAACAACAATTATTTTTACCAGACTCTGGCTCCCTACGGGACATGGGTGGAGGTCGCTGGCTACGGTTGGTGCTGGCAGCCGACGGTGGCCGTGGTTGACACGGGCTGGCGGCCTTATTGCAACAGCGGGCACTGGGTATGGACCGATTGCGGCTGGTACTGGCAATCCGATTACTCGTGGGGTTGGGCGCCGTTTCATTACGGCCGGTGGTATCGCAGCTCGCTGCACGGCTGGGTCTGGGCGCCGGACTCGACCTGGGCGCCGGCCTGGGTGACCTGGCGTTACTCGGACTCGTATTGTGGCTGGGCGCCTTTGCCGCCAGGCGCGTACTTCGACGTGGGCGTCGGATTCAGATTTCACGGTGGGCGGGTGGGCGTGGGATTTGACTTCGGATTGGTGCCCGATTGTTTCACATTCATCCCGACACGTTTGTTTTGCGATCCGCGTCCGTGGCGCCATTGCCTGCCCGGGATTGAGGTCGTGAACATTTTCCATCGCACGAGGATCATCAACAATTTCAACGCGGGTCCGAGGGGCGGCGCCATAATAAACGTGGGGCCGGGCAGGAACGCCATCGCGGCCGTCACCCGGACAGAGATTCGGAAGGTGGAATTGCGCGACGCGAACCCGGCAGGCGGCACGGTGATCAAGGCCGACCGGGCGGATCGTGACGGCAAAACGCTCGCAGTATTCCGGCCCCGACTGCCGCAGCAGGCGCCCGCGCCTCCGGCGCAAATCATCCAACGACAGCAGGAGCTGCGCAGGAGCGGGGAAATACTGGCGAGGAGCGAAGGGATCAAACCCTCGGGGATGGCTCGAGGCGGGTTTGTTGTTCCGTCCACCGTACGCGGAACACCGTCGCCGCAGATTTTGCGGCCGGCGCCAAGTACGCCAGCGATTTCGCGAAACACGCGCTCGGAAGGCAGAAACCCGGAAGTGACGCAGTCCAGCCCGGTCATCGGGAGACAGCCTCCGGCACAGCGCCCGCTTGCGGAGGCGCTTCCACGAACCTCCGAACCCACGCCCAA encodes:
- a CDS encoding DUF6600 domain-containing protein yields the protein MKNRVLVATLPALAVGGTILLFGLGAQPQKTGPTESVASATAVAATPAEANESGATTEPLPKTATAPAKLSPGVDEIVRLAQAGVGDEVLQAYIENSSVPYKLSVDEILYLHDLGLSAEMISTMVRHSQSLAAQSTPPAVAPSPDTNAVAQPPATEPATTEPPTDTNPVTADGAAVVTPPPQVNNNYFYQTLAPYGTWVEVAGYGWCWQPTVAVVDTGWRPYCNSGHWVWTDCGWYWQSDYSWGWAPFHYGRWYRSSLHGWVWAPDSTWAPAWVTWRYSDSYCGWAPLPPGAYFDVGVGFRFHGGRVGVGFDFGLVPDCFTFIPTRLFCDPRPWRHCLPGIEVVNIFHRTRIINNFNAGPRGGAIINVGPGRNAIAAVTRTEIRKVELRDANPAGGTVIKADRADRDGKTLAVFRPRLPQQAPAPPAQIIQRQQELRRSGEILARSEGIKPSGMARGGFVVPSTVRGTPSPQILRPAPSTPAISRNTRSEGRNPEVTQSSPVIGRQPPAQRPLAEALPRTSEPTPNIGDRSRAYQPQPNLQPLRRDSVSPTDRPQHANPPRSYQQVTPPLTYTPPAVSRPASPAPVYNIPPRVQESRSSSPGYQPPRSYSPPPAPSRSFEAPVSRPSPPPSYSAPAPRSQPAPSSAPSRDDGGRKR